The following nucleotide sequence is from Methylocella sp..
TAAGTAATAAAGCCGATCACCCCCCAAGTTGCCAGACCTTCCATCGGGAGACCAAAATTAAGGAATGAAATGACTCCTGGCGCCCCCATGCCGAGCTGCCAGGACATCCAGTCGCCCATGCCAACCCCAAGTTTAGGGCCAAGGAAACTTGGCCTGTTCATGTTAATGGACCTTTCCAAGGCCTCTGAGCCAAAGAGATTGTGCGACTTCGTAGCGTTGTAGACAGCGTCGAGAAGGCCAATGAAAGATAGTCTATTCAATACATTCGAGCGGTTGCCGTAATAGTCGTAAGGGGGGACCTCATTGAGGTCATCGAGCGAGCGATATTGTACGGTGTCGTTAACGACTTTACGGAAATTTGGGTCGACGATCATCTTTATCGCGGTCTCCTGACCCAATTCTATGAATTGCGTGATCTCCATCGTTCTCTGCGATCTGAGATACAAAATCAGGGGGGATAAGAATGACGAAAAAAACGCGGCAAATAGAATGCCAACAACAATGTAGCGAAAATGCAGCGCTCTATATATAAAAGCTACGACTCCAATTCCAATAAGGCAGTTCAGAAGAAAACCTCTTTCATTGAGGGCAATCACAGCAAGAAGAATGAACAAAAACATAAAAATAAGCAAAGGAGTAAATAAGCTTCGTCCATTAGATTTTTCGATACTGTATGAAGCTTCCGCAATGAAGCCCAGCGCACACAAAGTCGAAAGCGTAGAAGCCAAATTGAAAACTATTCCTGCGCTGGCGACGCCTTCTGCGGGTTTTAGACGGCCGGCAATCACCACGCCCACGAAACCAATGCTATAGGCGATCGGCGCAAGTTTCCGTAAACTCTGCAAATCCGTCGGAAAGGGAAACAACGTCGTTCCGGGATCCAATTTACGCGCTAACAATATGACGGAAGTTTCGATAATCATAAGAAGCAAAGTTAACGCATAAGTCGGATACGGGTCGAACAAGTTGCTTTCCAGGGTTTGCCCATGAAACGTCTTTGCTAAAAGCGCCACACCCAGATAACGAGTGCTAAACACAAGCGCGAAAATAGAATAAAGATCGCGGCCAAATATGTGTAATGGGATAAACGTGACTGTAATTGCGGCCACGCACATAAAAACAATAAGCGGGTTTGCGCCCAGGAACAGTTGCGCGATCCCCAACGTGCTTACCGCAGCCAGCGGAAAGACAATCGGAACTCGCGTCGCCTTTATATCAATCACGCCGATTGCGATGGCCACTTCGTCACCCTTTGATTCGCCAGGACCAGTCTGATCCGATGTTAGATTCGCAACTTCGGCCTCAAGCCCGCGCAGAGCTTTCTGCGCTGAGGACGGCGTCTGATATCTCTACGCGATGCGGCAGTCACAATATTTGCAACTGCACTGCTTAATATATCATGATGGAGTAAGAGCGTCTGCGGGGTGAATCGAGAATTGCTGCCGGCGGCGATCCAAGGTCTTCGCGATATGGCCGCCAAAATCTTCGCCAAATCAACGTGAAGATCCCTTGAGGCCGATGCGCGATGATCCCGCCCGTCCAATCGAAAGGCGCAACGCTCAATCGTTGTCAGACGAGCGGCCGCGATCTTCGTCAGAGATAAGGCTGGAGCCGGGCTTCTTGGAATAAATAATTCTGGTGTGGGTGCGCGCGGTGAGACGCAATCTTGTTTATAAGCTGGTTCATCGCAAACATTGTCGCCTGCGCTACTACTGCACGAAAATTAAATATCGATCCAATTATTTTGCAGAAACTGGCATTACTTTGCATTGCCTTAATTGCTGAGTTGGCATACAGAAATATAGATAACTCTTGTCTGTTATATGCTATCGCAGAGGTGGCCCGCATTGGCGCGCGTCAGCCTCGTTCGAGCGAAACCAGCGAATCGTGATTGCCAATGATCATTTTGCACGTCATAGCGACCGTCAATCCCGAATACGGCGGACCAATCGAAGGAATATTCGCTTCAGCGGCGGCGCTCCTCGAAAATGGTTGCGATCGCGAAATTTTGTCTCTCGATATTCCGAGCGATCCTTGGGTTAGAACGTGTCCTTTGCCGGTGTACCCTCAAGGCGACAGCAACCCGAGATACCTCGCCTGGCGCCGGAAAGTTCCGTGGCTACGCTACGGTTATAGCCCAAATTTCATTCCTTGGCTCAAAGAGAACGCCAAGCGATATGATGCAATCGTCATCAACGGTTTATGGAATTTTACTTCCCTGGCCGCTTGGCGCGCGCTGTCCAAGACCGACGCGCGCTATTTCGTCTACACCCACGGCATGCTCGATCCGTATTTCAACAAGGCGTTTCCAATCAAGGCTGTCTTCAAGCAGCTTCTTTGGTGGTTCAGCGAGGGGCGATTGGTTAATAACGCCTCGGCGGTGATGTTTGTGTCGGAAGAGGAGCGCGTTCTCGCGCGTAAATCGTTTTGGCCGTACCGGGCCAACGAGAGAGTTGTGCCTTATGGGATAATAGATCCAAGCGGCGATCCAGAAGCTCAGATCAAGGCATTTCGCACCGCATTTCCCGAGATTGCAGAGCGCAGATTCATATTGTTTCTGAGCCGCATTCATCCGAAAAAGGGCTGTGATTTGCTGGTGAATGCGTTTGCTAGCGTCGCCGCAAAAGATCCGACTTTGGATCTCGTCATAGCTGGCCCCGATTCCGTCGGTTCGGTCAAGCAACTGCAAAATATGGCCAGTGATCTTGGCGTGGCGGATCGCATTCATTGGCCGGGAATGTTGAAAGGAGATCTGAAGTGGGGCGCGTTTCGCGCCGCCGAAGGTTTCGTTCTTCCCTCGCATCAGGAAAACTTCGGCATCGTCGTCGCCGAGTCCATGGCGTGTTCGACGCCGGTTTTGACGACGCGGAAGGTTGCGACATGGCGAGAGGTCGAGGAATGCCGCGCCGGCTTTGTCGAGAACGATGATTTGGATGGGGTGAGGCGTCTGCTTGAGCGCTTCATTGATCTCTCCGCCAAGGAGAGGCGGGAAATGGGTCAGCGCGCGCGCGAGGGCTTTATCAAGAAATTCGACATAGCGTCGATGACGCCGCAGTTGATTGAAGCAATGCGGCGTCCTAGCGGCGGCGATAGCAAGAAGCTCGACGCCAAATTTCTTGACGCGGAAAAAACGCGTCCGCTTGAAGGAGGTCCGACTTATTCGCTCGCGCACCGCGCTTTTCGAGCCGTCTGGACCGTTGCATGGCTTCTTCTGGCGTCTTGGACGCCACCGCCGCTGCACCCTTGGCGGCGGGCGTTGCTGAGGCTTTTTGGCGCAAAGATCGCGCCTACGGCGGTTGTCTATGGCAGCGCGAAAATCTGGTACCCGCCGAATCTCGAGCTCGGACCATTCGCCAAAGTCGCCCCAAATGTGACCGTCTATTCGGTCGAAAAAATCACGCTCCAAGATTATGCGATCGTATCCCAGGGGGCCAATCTGTGCTCCGCCGGACACGATGTGGAAGACGTTCATTTTCAGACCACGGCGCGGCCGATCACGATCGGCAAGCGCGCATGGGTTGCCGCCGAAGCTTTTGTCGGTCCTGGCGTTACGGTCGGGGAGGGCGCGGTATTGGGCGCGCGTGGATGTGCGTTCCGCGATCTCGAGCCATGGACCATTTACGGCGGCAACCCCGCCCGCAAACTTAGACCGCGGCGCGTCCGCTTTGCCGACGCCGGCGCTCAAGGCTCTAGCGACGTTTAAGTTTGCGGATGCGCCTCGCGCGAGAGCGTGAATATTTTAGCGCAAATCAATATTGCTCCCTCGCCTATTAGAACGCATGATCTTGTCTGGAAAGCTCGCCGCTTTTGGCCAGGGCGTTTTGACTGGCGCGTTTTGGGAATCATATTATCGGGGGTTCTGAGACCGGATTTCCAACCTGATGGAAGGAAGAGAGGCGTATGAGAACCGTCGTCTGTTCAGGCCTCGGTCGAGACGTTTCCGCTTTGGGTTTTGGCTGCGCGTCGCTGGGTTCGCGCATCTCTGAGGCGCAAGGGCGTCGCGCCCTCGATTACGCATTCGAGCGCGGCGTAAGCTGGTATGACGTGGCTCCGCCAGATGGCGGCGGCGAGGCGGAAACCATATTAGGAAAGTTCCTGGTCGGGCGCCGGGATCGGGTGGCGATCTGCACAAAAGTTGGCATCGCCCGACCAATGCTTTCGCCTTTGATGCGCTTCATGACCGTTATCAAGCGCGGCGCCTTAAGGGCCTTTCCGGAATTATGGACCACCGTCGACGCTGGCTCGAAATCGAATAGGATAAGAGAGCCGTTGCGGGGCGACTTGATTGAATCGTCGCTTGCCGAGAGCCTGCGCCGCCTGCGCACCGATTATGTTGATGTGTTGGCCTTGCAGGAACCGCGCGCAGAGGATTTTGCCGATTCGACGATCCTGGCGGCGCTGCGGCGCGTTGTCGAGAAGGGCTATGTTCGTTGTCTGTCCATCGTCGGGGAGCCCGATGCGGTCGCAGCCGGCGTCGCTTCCGGGCTGTTTCGAATCGTCCAGTGCCGCGACAATCCATTTCATCAAACCATCGACGAGGTGCGCTCCAAACTGTCTGGCGATCCTTCATTTTTTTTCGTCACGCAAAACGCCTTTGGCGCAGGAGCGCATGAGCGCTTGTCTCATCTTTTGGTTGGAGACGGCGGTCGTCTCGGAGCCCTTGCCTCTCAACTGGCGTATGGGCCGCCTTTTATGGCGAGCGAAATACTTCTCGATTATGCGTTCGGAAACAATCCGGCGGGCGTTGTCGTCGCTTCGATGTCCCATCAGGCGCACATCGACGCGAACTGCGCGAGGGCGTCGCGAGCGCCACGCACTGACGTCGTGGAGTTTGTCAATAAGACGATGCTGACATCTCCCGCCAACAAACTTGCGCGTTATGTGTAACTTGGCGTCTCTCTTAATTGGCCGGAGCGAAATTTCTATCCGGCCAGCGCGCACGCGTGATCAAGCAGGCTTTCGGCGTGGGCGTGTCCGGCTCTGGGCGAGCGGTCGGACAGGAGGATAAACCCCTCCTTTCCGTCCTCGAGTTTTGCGCCGATTACCGCCAGCGTCTCCTCGCCCATCGGGTGCCGCAACGCGCGCGCGTCCTCTGCGAGCAAGGCGAAAGGATCGGGTTCGGGTTCCGCGCCGTCGATGCGTCGCGCGCGATAAGTGTGGCCGCCGAGATCGAGGTAGGCCCATTGCGCGGTGATCTTCGACGCTTGGGTCCACAGCGCTTCGCGCACATCAGGACGGATGCAGTCGACATGAATGTGGAGTTGGTCCTGGGTGCGCGCGTTCGCGGCGTTGATCGCCATGCCGATCGCGTCGCGCGGCAGCTCCTTGTTGGCGCGCTCGGAAACCATGCGGCGGGCGGACCACGCCGCGCGCCAGTAGTTTGGCAGCTCCGAGGTTCCGACCAGCGGGCTCTCAATGCCCGCAAGGCGGCGGGTCGGGATCAGCAGAAATTGCGTTTTGCCGAAGATATCCTTCAGAATCGCCCAACCGGTGTCTTCGCCGCTCGCCAGATTCACTTCGGAGCAGGGGGCCGGGATGTGGGCCCGCATCTCGTCGACGACGCACAGCCCGTGCACGACCATCCATAAGGCGTCGCGATCCGCAGCCGCCACGGCTGCGCCCAAGGCCAATACAGCGACAGCGCAGGCAGACGCTGCGATCTTCAGCTGGCGGCGTTTCTTTGATTTGGGTTTTTGTCGGGTGAAGGTCAGAGGCATCTTTGCGAGGGGAAAACCAGCATGCGCCCCTCGGATGAAGCCGGCGGGCGCAAAAGCGACGTTCTTGATCTTGTGCAGCAATATCGGCAACGTCCCAGTAATTTGGCTCAGGGCCGCAAGCTACGCCGTCCCCGGACAATGCTATCTATAGCATAGCAAATTGGAGTCCGTGACATAGGCATTTTTCGGCATTGCGGCGGTGTGTGAAATTGCACATGGCGAAAGAGCGCCGATGCGTTCGTCAAGCCTATGCTTGGCGGGGGTGCGCTAGCGCCTTAGCTTGGCGAGAACCGGCGAGGTCAAACGCGTCGGGCGCGTCATGTCCTCAATGCCCAGCAAGTCGTGCAATTCGGCGGCGGTCATCAAGCCTTCTTCAAGGATGACGTCGGCAACCTTGCGCCCTTCGTCGAGCGCACGGCGCGCGACATGCGAGCAGGTCTCATAGCCAAGTATTGGCCCCAGAACCGTAACGAGACCAATGCTGTTTTCGACAAGCTCGCGGCAGCGCTCGCGATTCGCTTCAATTCCGGTGACGCAGCGCTGCGTCAGGGTGTCGATCGCGGCGGTCAGCATGCGCAACGACGTAAGGATGCAGTAGCCGATCGTTGGTTCGAACGCATTGAGCTGGAGTTGTCCGCCCTCGGCGCACATCGTCACGGTCAGATCATGGCCGATGACAAGATAGGCGACCTGACTGACCGCTTCGGGGATCACCGGATTGATCTTGCCTGGCATGATCGACGAACCGGCCTGGACCGCCGGGAGGCGAATTTCCCCGAAGCCGGCGCGCGGACCGGAGGAAAGCAGGCGCAGATCATTGCAGATTTTCGAAAGCTTCACCGCGATGCGCTTGAGGACGCCCGAAAACAAAACGAAGGCTCCCATGTCCGATGTCGCCTCAATCAGATTTTCGGCAAGCACCATGCGTTCATCCGATAAGCGCGCGAGTTCGGCGACGGCGAGCGATGCATAGCGCGGATCGGTGTTGATGCCGGTGCCGATTGCTGTGGCCCCGAGATTGACTTCCCGGAACAGGCTGGCTGCCTCCTGCAGCCGGTCGACATCCTCTTTGATCGTCACATGGAACGCGTCAAACTCCTGGCCGAGCGTCATCGGCACCGCATCCTGAAGTTGCGTGCGGCCAATTTTGAGCACATCGCCGAATTCGACCGCCTTCGCCTTGAATGCAAAGGCGAGATCCTGCAGCGCCTGCGCCAGCGACTTCGCGCCGAAGATCATGGCGAGGCGTAATGCCGTAGGGTAAGCGTCATTAGTGGACTGAGCCATGTTGACGTCGTCGATCGGGTGCAGCGCTGCATACTCGCCCCGTGACTTGCCCATAAGCTCCAGCGCGAGATTGGCGACAACCTCGTTCGCGTTCATATTCGTCGAAGTGCCGGCGCCGCCCTGCACAGCGTCGACGACGAATTGATCGAGAAAACGCCTGTCCTTGGCGATGAGGTCGCAGGCGCGATCGATGGCCTCCGCCTTCGCGACGGACAAATGCCCGAGGCGCCGATTGGCCCGCGCCGCCGCCTGTTTGACGAGCGCCAAAGCGCGCACAAGCTCCGGGAAATGTCCGATCGGAACGCCAGTGATAGGGAAATTCTCCACCGACCGCAAAGTATGAACGCCCCAATAGACATCGGCGGGAATATCAGCTTCGCCAAGAAGATCGTGCTCTCGTCTGGTCATCGCACTGGCGAGGTCGATGGAGCGGGTAGTCGCCAGCGCAAGCTTTATCGGGGGAGGCTCCGATGAAGCGGCGACGATTTTTTGGGCATTGGCTTTAGTCATGGGCCAAAATCCGTTGAGTTTGAGCTTGTCGGCCTTTTGGACAATTTGAGCTTATTGCAACATGTAGGCGCTTTTTTGCTAATCGCTCGTTACGAATGCTCGCCGCGCGCCCATTTTCCGCAAATATCGGTTCGAAAAACCGCGAAATCGGAGATTTGCTGCAAGATTGTGATAGATAAAGGTTCAGCAATCGCGGCAACCAATCGGAGCGCTTTTGATGCCGTTTCGCAACCGACGCATTATTCTTGCAGTTTTTACTGTCACGCTCGCGTCGGGCGCGTTGGCGCAGGATATGATGGGCAATGTCGACCTTTCCGGTCCGATGTTCACCACCGCCGAAATGACGCGCACGGATGTTGAAGCAACGATCAAGGCGAGCGATGGCCGCGGGGTCGACCTTGCCGGCAAAAGCCTGAACGGCCTCGACCTTTCCGGTCTTGATCTGACCAAAGCCAATTTCCGCGCCGCGCGCATGAACAAGACAAATCTCTCAGGGGCGAAACTCGATGGCGCTGTGCTCGATCAAGTCTGGGGCGTCGGGGCGAATTTTTCCGGCGCGAGTCTGAAGCGCGCGAATCTTTTCGCAAGCCAGATGCAAGGCGCGAAGTATGATGGCGCGGATCTGTCCGGCTCGCGCATCACCGCCGACTTGTCCCGCGCGAGCCTGCGCAAAGCCAAGCTCAACGCAGCCGATCTCTCCGCCGACTCGAAGAACCAGTCGATGGGTTTGATGCGGGGGATATTGAAATCCGCAGATCTGTCTGGCGCAGATTTCGAAAACGCTAACCTCGGGCAAGTCGATCTGCAGTTCGCCAAATTGGCCGGCGCGAATTTAACGCATGCTTCGCTCGCCGGCGCCGACGCCAGCGGCGCCGATTTTCGCGGCGCAATCCTCGATCATACAAATCTCAACGACGCCGACGTTGCTTCGGCCCGCATCGACGCGGCGCAGGAACAGGCTTTCGCTGAGGCCAAGAACGTGGCGCGCATCCTCAAAGAGTGAGTGCCCAAAGCGGATATGGCTACCGCCTACTTTTCATTCAGAGTCTAAGGCGCAATTCGCGCCACGTATCGCTCTTCGACGATGACAATTTCGCGGTCCGCGCCGGGACAAGCGCCGGCGCGCGCGCCGCGAACGCTCTGCCAGATCGTTACGCCATCGCGCGTGCCGTCGCCAAAGCCAAGCTCCGCGTCTTCAAAAAGCATCGTATCTGCGAACCAGCGCTTCATAGCTGGCGACGCGTCTAAAACGTTTCCCCAGACCGGGTTTTGGTAGATGAAGAAGACATGCTCCAACGTCGATCCGAGAGCCGATTCGATCTTGTGAATTAACTCGGTCATGAGTTCCGGTCCAAAAGAATGGAAGATGTTAAAGACGACCTTGCCGCTAAGGACCATGTGCTCCAGCGCATTTCCCTCGATGACGCGGATGAGCGGACGGTCAGGAAACTGGCGTTGGATCTTGTCAATGTTGGATTGCGCAATTTTCGCGAGCTCCGGCGATAGCTCGAGACCAATGATGTCGGTGAACGGAAATTCCGACGCCACGATCAAGGCGCGGCCCTTGCCGCATCCGATATCGACGAACGTATAAGCTTCGATATCAGGCAGGCTGGCGAGAGCGCGTCGAGTGATGCTTGGCGTCGTGGCGAGATAGCAATTGATAAAGCCTGTCGACACGCCGCTGGTTTGAATCAGATCGGGCGGGAATGTGCCGCTCGTATCGACGCCATAGATTTTGTCAAACGGATGGGTGCGTTGCATGCCCCCTTGGATGTCCCGAAAAAAGGGCAGTTTCTCTACGAACTTTCTGACGCTCGGGTTGAGCAGGAGCCTGTACGCAATATTTCTTGCCTGCGTTTTCAATTGGTTCATCAAAAGGTTCCCCAGACTGTAGGCAGACGCGCGAGGCTGAAGGCAAAAGCATTTGGAGCTGAAAGCGGTAAGATGAAATTGGCGCATCCCTTTTAGCAAGTTGACGTCGCAGCCGCCGAGGCAGCCAAGGAGAGAGCGGGGAGGGGGCCTCTATTAGAGCGCAATCATCAATGTCGGAATTACTTCCGCCGCAGCGCCTCGCTCAAAGCGGCTCCAAGCGCCCCCTGCGCGGATTTTTCCCGTGGCTGTGATTTGGGTTGAGGCCTTGCAACTTCGTCTCGCGCGGCGGGCCGCTTTATCGACGCGCCAGACGACGGCGCGTCTTCCTTGCGCATCGAGAGCGCAATGCGCTTGCGCTTCAAATCCACTTCGACGACGCGCACTTTCACCACATCGCCGGCCTTGACGACCTCCGCCGGGTCTTTGACGAACCGGTCGGCGAGTTGCGATACGTGGACGAGCCCATCCTGATGCACGCCAATATCGACGAAAGCGCCAAAATTCGCGACATTGGTGACAGTGCCTTCCAATACCATGCCGGGCTTCAGCGAGTTTAGATCGTCGATGCCCTCCGCAAAGGTCGCGGTCTTGAATTCCGGACGCGGATCGCGACCCGGCTTCTCGAGTTCGAGCAAGATATCGCGCACTGTCGGCAGACCGAAACGCTCATCGACAAATTGCGTGGGATTAAGCGATTTCAAAGTTGTCGCATCGCCCATCAGCGAACGCACGTCGCGTCCGCACGCGGCGATGATTTTGCGCGCGAGCCCATAGGCCTCGGGATGAACCGAGGAGGCGTCGAGCGGCTCCGTTCCGTTCGGAATTCGCAAGAACCCTGCGCAAAGCTCGAAGGCGCGCGGACCCAGCCGCGCGACGGAAAGAATGTCGCGACGCGACTTGAAAGCGCCTTTCTGATCCCGGTGAAGGATGATCGCATCAGCGAGCGAGGCGCTGAGACCAGACACACGGGACAGCAGCGAGGCGGAAGCGGTATTGAGATCGACGCCGACCGCGTTCACCGCATCCTCGACAACGGCGTCGAGCGAGCGCGCAAGCTGGGTCTGGTTGACGTCATGCTGATATTGCCCGACGCCGATCGCCTTCGGATCGATCTTCACCAACTCGGCGAGGGGGTCCTGCAGACGCCGCGCAATGGAAACCGCGCCGCGCAGCGACACATCGAGATCGGGCATCTCGGCCGCCGCGCGCGCAGAAGCCGAATACACCGAGGCCCCGGCCTCGCTGACGACGACCTTGATGGGCTTTGCGCCGGGCAGGGCCGCGATTACCTCGCCCGCCAATCGATCGGTCTCGCGGCTCGCCGTTCCATTGCCGATCGCGATCAATTCGACGCCGTGTTTTTTTATCAGCCGCGTCAACTCCGCGCTCGCGCCCAAAACATCATTGCGCGGCTGAAACGGATAAATCGTCGAAGTGTCCAGCAGCTTGCCGGTAGCGTCGACGATGGCGACTTTGACGCCGGTCCTGATGCCAGGATCGAGCCCCATGGTCGGACGCGCTCCGGCTGGCGCGGCCAGCAACAGGTCTTTCAAATTGCGTGCAAAAACCTGTATCGCCTCGGCCTCGGCGCGCTCGCGCAATTCGGTCATCAGATCCAGCGTCAAATGCAGCGAGAGCTTTACGCGCCAGGCGAAGCGCACGACGTCAAGAAGCCACGCATCGGCGGGGGCGCCCTGCGAGGCGATCGCATTATGCCGCGCGATGATCTGTTCGACCGGCTTCACCGGGGATGCATCGGCTACATCGACTTCGAGATCGAGCGACAGGACCTCCTCGTTGCGGCCGCGCAGCATGGCGAGCGCGCGATGGCTTGGCGCAGTAGCCCAGCGTTCGCTATGATCGAAATAATCCGAAAATTTAGCGCCCGCTTCCTCTTTCCCTTCAACCACCCGCGCGCGAAGAACCGCATGGGATTTGAGATGGGCGCGCAGCGCTCCGACGAGATCGGCGTTCTCGGCGAAAGCCTCGGTCAAAATGTCGCGCGCGCCTTCGAGGGCGGTTTTGACGTCGGGTACGTCGGCGGAAAGAAAACTCTGCGCCAGTTCGGCAGGAACAATATGGCGATCGGCGATGATTTGGTCGGCCAGAGGAGCAAGACCGCGCTCGCGGGCGATTTGGGC
It contains:
- a CDS encoding putative colanic acid biosynthesis acetyltransferase, with amino-acid sequence MRRPSGGDSKKLDAKFLDAEKTRPLEGGPTYSLAHRAFRAVWTVAWLLLASWTPPPLHPWRRALLRLFGAKIAPTAVVYGSAKIWYPPNLELGPFAKVAPNVTVYSVEKITLQDYAIVSQGANLCSAGHDVEDVHFQTTARPITIGKRAWVAAEAFVGPGVTVGEGAVLGARGCAFRDLEPWTIYGGNPARKLRPRRVRFADAGAQGSSDV
- a CDS encoding aldo/keto reductase, whose protein sequence is MRTVVCSGLGRDVSALGFGCASLGSRISEAQGRRALDYAFERGVSWYDVAPPDGGGEAETILGKFLVGRRDRVAICTKVGIARPMLSPLMRFMTVIKRGALRAFPELWTTVDAGSKSNRIREPLRGDLIESSLAESLRRLRTDYVDVLALQEPRAEDFADSTILAALRRVVEKGYVRCLSIVGEPDAVAAGVASGLFRIVQCRDNPFHQTIDEVRSKLSGDPSFFFVTQNAFGAGAHERLSHLLVGDGGRLGALASQLAYGPPFMASEILLDYAFGNNPAGVVVASMSHQAHIDANCARASRAPRTDVVEFVNKTMLTSPANKLARYV
- a CDS encoding CDP-diacylglycerol diphosphatase; the encoded protein is MAAADRDALWMVVHGLCVVDEMRAHIPAPCSEVNLASGEDTGWAILKDIFGKTQFLLIPTRRLAGIESPLVGTSELPNYWRAAWSARRMVSERANKELPRDAIGMAINAANARTQDQLHIHVDCIRPDVREALWTQASKITAQWAYLDLGGHTYRARRIDGAEPEPDPFALLAEDARALRHPMGEETLAVIGAKLEDGKEGFILLSDRSPRAGHAHAESLLDHACALAG
- a CDS encoding aspartate ammonia-lyase, giving the protein MTKANAQKIVAASSEPPPIKLALATTRSIDLASAMTRREHDLLGEADIPADVYWGVHTLRSVENFPITGVPIGHFPELVRALALVKQAAARANRRLGHLSVAKAEAIDRACDLIAKDRRFLDQFVVDAVQGGAGTSTNMNANEVVANLALELMGKSRGEYAALHPIDDVNMAQSTNDAYPTALRLAMIFGAKSLAQALQDLAFAFKAKAVEFGDVLKIGRTQLQDAVPMTLGQEFDAFHVTIKEDVDRLQEAASLFREVNLGATAIGTGINTDPRYASLAVAELARLSDERMVLAENLIEATSDMGAFVLFSGVLKRIAVKLSKICNDLRLLSSGPRAGFGEIRLPAVQAGSSIMPGKINPVIPEAVSQVAYLVIGHDLTVTMCAEGGQLQLNAFEPTIGYCILTSLRMLTAAIDTLTQRCVTGIEANRERCRELVENSIGLVTVLGPILGYETCSHVARRALDEGRKVADVILEEGLMTAAELHDLLGIEDMTRPTRLTSPVLAKLRR
- a CDS encoding pentapeptide repeat-containing protein, producing MPFRNRRIILAVFTVTLASGALAQDMMGNVDLSGPMFTTAEMTRTDVEATIKASDGRGVDLAGKSLNGLDLSGLDLTKANFRAARMNKTNLSGAKLDGAVLDQVWGVGANFSGASLKRANLFASQMQGAKYDGADLSGSRITADLSRASLRKAKLNAADLSADSKNQSMGLMRGILKSADLSGADFENANLGQVDLQFAKLAGANLTHASLAGADASGADFRGAILDHTNLNDADVASARIDAAQEQAFAEAKNVARILKE
- a CDS encoding class I SAM-dependent methyltransferase, producing the protein MNQLKTQARNIAYRLLLNPSVRKFVEKLPFFRDIQGGMQRTHPFDKIYGVDTSGTFPPDLIQTSGVSTGFINCYLATTPSITRRALASLPDIEAYTFVDIGCGKGRALIVASEFPFTDIIGLELSPELAKIAQSNIDKIQRQFPDRPLIRVIEGNALEHMVLSGKVVFNIFHSFGPELMTELIHKIESALGSTLEHVFFIYQNPVWGNVLDASPAMKRWFADTMLFEDAELGFGDGTRDGVTIWQSVRGARAGACPGADREIVIVEERYVARIAP
- a CDS encoding Tex family protein, encoding MAAEIDRILKTIAAEVAARPEQVKVAVDLLDEGASVPFIARYRKEATGGLDDTQLRRLEERLAYLRELEARRLAILDSIGSQGKSTDALTEKIAQATTKAELEDIYLPFRPKRRTRAQIARERGLAPLADQIIADRHIVPAELAQSFLSADVPDVKTALEGARDILTEAFAENADLVGALRAHLKSHAVLRARVVEGKEEAGAKFSDYFDHSERWATAPSHRALAMLRGRNEEVLSLDLEVDVADASPVKPVEQIIARHNAIASQGAPADAWLLDVVRFAWRVKLSLHLTLDLMTELRERAEAEAIQVFARNLKDLLLAAPAGARPTMGLDPGIRTGVKVAIVDATGKLLDTSTIYPFQPRNDVLGASAELTRLIKKHGVELIAIGNGTASRETDRLAGEVIAALPGAKPIKVVVSEAGASVYSASARAAAEMPDLDVSLRGAVSIARRLQDPLAELVKIDPKAIGVGQYQHDVNQTQLARSLDAVVEDAVNAVGVDLNTASASLLSRVSGLSASLADAIILHRDQKGAFKSRRDILSVARLGPRAFELCAGFLRIPNGTEPLDASSVHPEAYGLARKIIAACGRDVRSLMGDATTLKSLNPTQFVDERFGLPTVRDILLELEKPGRDPRPEFKTATFAEGIDDLNSLKPGMVLEGTVTNVANFGAFVDIGVHQDGLVHVSQLADRFVKDPAEVVKAGDVVKVRVVEVDLKRKRIALSMRKEDAPSSGASIKRPAARDEVARPQPKSQPREKSAQGALGAALSEALRRK